One window from the genome of Pelodictyon luteolum DSM 273 encodes:
- the lspA gene encoding signal peptidase II produces MKMFSMLALFVIAADQFTKKLAVFFLRDMQQSITIIPDFFSFTYAENRGVAFGMEFAPPFVLLMLTGAIVLGVLVFVARSRNRTPIFLSAFGLIAGGGIGNMIDRIASGRVTDFIYFDLYKGELFGHWVSLWPIFNVADSAITIGACMLVLFYNRIFPDTEETRHAG; encoded by the coding sequence ATGAAAATGTTTTCCATGCTTGCGCTTTTTGTCATCGCAGCCGACCAGTTCACCAAAAAGCTTGCAGTCTTTTTCCTCCGCGACATGCAGCAAAGCATCACCATCATTCCAGACTTCTTCTCTTTCACCTATGCAGAGAACCGCGGGGTGGCATTCGGCATGGAGTTCGCACCGCCATTCGTCCTGCTCATGCTTACCGGCGCCATCGTCCTCGGGGTGCTTGTATTCGTGGCCCGAAGCAGGAACCGCACACCGATCTTTCTTTCGGCCTTCGGCCTCATCGCCGGCGGCGGCATAGGCAACATGATCGACCGGATCGCAAGCGGCCGGGTCACGGACTTCATCTATTTCGATCTTTACAAGGGAGAACTGTTCGGCCACTGGGTCTCGCTCTGGCCGATCTTCAACGTAGCCGATTCGGCCATCACCATCGGTGCATGCATGCTGGTCCTGTTCTACAACCGGATCTTCCCCGACACTGAGGAGACCCGTCATGCTGGCTGA
- the aroE gene encoding shikimate dehydrogenase: MSHAKLIYGLIGRAVDYSLSPLIHNTAFSLLGIEACYTIFNIASPEEVPVALKGMRALGIAGCNVTIPYKAAVVPSLDALSDDARSIGAVNTIVNENGRLTGHNTDIAGFAAPLLPQKAALFGRPAVMFGNGGAALAAIEALMRHFSPSSLTVFVRDPATARDRLLPYIQKGFVELARQDDLFGGDESAMNICREAALIINATPKGTYGRPDAMESIIPTGAGLLHSGQTVYDMVYNPEHTPLLAAAKAAGANTVPGIAMLLAQAARSFQLWTGHEMPARDIEPIVLHELQLQRSR, translated from the coding sequence ATGAGTCATGCCAAACTGATTTACGGCCTCATCGGCCGCGCCGTCGATTATTCACTCTCCCCCCTTATCCACAACACGGCATTTTCACTCCTCGGGATTGAGGCCTGCTACACCATCTTCAACATCGCCTCCCCCGAGGAAGTCCCGGTGGCCCTCAAGGGAATGCGCGCGCTCGGCATTGCGGGCTGCAACGTCACGATTCCCTACAAGGCAGCCGTTGTACCCTCCCTTGACGCTCTCTCCGACGACGCACGCTCCATTGGTGCGGTCAACACCATCGTCAACGAAAACGGCCGGCTCACGGGCCACAACACCGACATCGCCGGATTTGCCGCACCGCTCCTGCCGCAGAAAGCCGCCCTTTTCGGCCGGCCGGCAGTCATGTTCGGCAACGGCGGCGCTGCGCTGGCAGCGATAGAGGCCCTCATGCGCCATTTCAGCCCATCGTCCCTCACCGTATTCGTCCGCGACCCTGCAACTGCAAGAGATCGCCTTCTGCCCTATATACAGAAGGGATTTGTGGAACTTGCCCGCCAGGATGACCTGTTTGGCGGCGATGAGAGCGCCATGAACATATGCCGTGAAGCGGCCCTCATCATCAACGCTACCCCGAAAGGCACCTACGGGCGTCCCGACGCAATGGAAAGCATCATCCCCACCGGAGCCGGACTGCTCCACAGCGGCCAGACCGTCTACGATATGGTATACAACCCCGAACACACGCCGCTTCTGGCCGCAGCAAAAGCGGCAGGCGCCAACACGGTACCGGGCATCGCCATGCTTCTGGCCCAGGCCGCCCGCTCTTTCCAGCTCTGGACCGGCCACGAAATGCCCGCCCGGGATATCGAACCCATAGTCCTTCACGAACTGCAGCTGCAGCGCAGCAGATAA
- a CDS encoding tetratricopeptide repeat protein: protein MNLSDFFDDDHTPRKGPSGKEEPDLEGLGSMFDAEELIDRIVQLNEDGFTAEALLGARRLEEIAPYNTETWFHLGNCLTLNGMCEEALDAFRQASILSPADSEMILNLSLAWFNTGNLDMALEVIEGVIGDSSMEKDYHYYRGNILQRLDRFEEAEADFLRTLELDPDFSEAWYELAYSRDLLGKFEESNACYKKNLDLDPYNINAWYNNGLVLSKMKRYDEALECYDMALAISEDFSSAWYNRANVLAINGRIEDAAESYRQTLIYEPDDINALYNLGIACEELELYTEAVECYQKCIAQSADFADAWFALACCYDAMEKYPDAFHAVMESLKHIPDSIEYLLLKAEIEYNMNDLDDSIETYRRVIDLDPESPQIWVDFAMVLKEAGHMNTSIEALEQSLKLQPLSADAHFEIAAAYFAMGDKLSTLKALSKAFKIDPDKKQLFQSAFPELYQQDSVRRMLGIS from the coding sequence ATGAATCTGTCTGATTTCTTCGACGATGACCACACCCCCAGGAAAGGGCCGTCAGGAAAGGAAGAACCGGATCTTGAGGGTCTCGGCTCAATGTTTGATGCAGAAGAGCTGATCGACAGGATAGTGCAGCTCAATGAAGACGGCTTCACTGCTGAAGCCCTTCTTGGGGCCCGGCGCCTGGAGGAGATCGCCCCGTACAATACGGAAACCTGGTTCCACCTCGGCAACTGCCTGACCCTCAACGGCATGTGCGAGGAGGCACTTGATGCGTTCCGTCAGGCTTCGATCCTCAGCCCGGCAGACAGCGAGATGATACTCAATCTTTCGCTGGCCTGGTTCAATACCGGGAACCTCGATATGGCACTCGAAGTGATCGAGGGGGTCATCGGCGACAGCTCGATGGAAAAAGATTACCATTACTACCGCGGAAACATCCTGCAGCGACTTGACCGTTTTGAGGAAGCCGAGGCCGATTTCCTGCGGACTCTGGAACTAGACCCCGACTTCTCCGAAGCCTGGTATGAGCTTGCATACAGCAGAGATCTTTTGGGAAAGTTTGAGGAAAGCAACGCCTGCTACAAAAAGAACCTTGACCTGGACCCCTACAACATCAACGCCTGGTACAACAACGGTCTGGTGTTGAGCAAGATGAAGCGCTACGACGAAGCGCTCGAGTGCTACGACATGGCTCTGGCGATTTCCGAGGATTTCAGTTCCGCCTGGTACAACCGGGCCAATGTCCTGGCTATCAACGGACGGATAGAGGACGCTGCCGAAAGCTACCGCCAGACCCTCATTTACGAGCCTGACGACATCAATGCGCTCTATAACCTCGGCATTGCATGCGAAGAACTTGAACTGTACACGGAAGCCGTCGAGTGCTACCAGAAATGCATTGCCCAGAGTGCTGATTTTGCCGATGCATGGTTCGCACTTGCCTGCTGCTATGATGCGATGGAAAAGTACCCTGATGCATTCCATGCCGTCATGGAGTCCCTGAAGCACATACCCGACAGCATCGAGTACCTCCTGCTGAAAGCGGAGATCGAGTACAACATGAACGATCTGGATGACTCCATCGAGACTTACCGCCGGGTGATCGATCTTGATCCGGAAAGCCCGCAGATATGGGTAGACTTCGCCATGGTGCTGAAGGAGGCCGGCCATATGAACACCTCGATCGAAGCGTTGGAGCAGTCCCTGAAACTCCAGCCGCTCTCAGCCGATGCACACTTTGAGATTGCCGCCGCCTATTTTGCGATGGGCGACAAACTCAGCACCCTGAAAGCACTCAGCAAGGCATTCAAGATCGATCCCGACAAAAAGCAGCTCTTCCAGAGCGCATTTCCTGAACTCTACCAGCAGGATTCGGTGAGGAGGATGCTGGGGATTTCATGA
- the uvrC gene encoding excinuclease ABC subunit UvrC: MAAETDTTLPELRETVASLPTGPGIYQFKNSAGKVIYVGKAKNIRSRVRSYFRDPRQLTGKTQVLVGHITDLEIIITSSEVEALILENNLIKELKPRYNVNLKDDKTYPWLVITGEPFPRVFISRNRTRDKSTWFGPYTEAGQLRSILELIGSIFPVRSCRYSLTPENIAAKKHKLCLDYHIGKCKGPCEGLQNEAEYLEMIGEIVRLLKGRTAGLLKELHEKMLTAAAELRFEEAAELKMQLQSLRRYADRQKMVAADGMDRDVSAIASGDDEACGVVFRIREGKMLGARHFILTNTAGEPEKKLLGKVLEGYYLKSPEAMPEEVLLSAQLDLEDTESLQALSREREEECPTRRKAVKFTVPQIGEKAHLVEMCRQNARHHLAEYLVQKQKRGEAAREHYGVKALGESLHLETPPKRIECFDNSHLQGTDYVSSMVCFVNGKPLKSAYRKFRLQSLEEACGTGSSDDYAAMEQVLGRRYGGSLQDELPLPDLIVVDGGKGQANSAKKVLDRLGITVPVIGLAKRLEEVFTPDADGPFNLPKTSPALKLLQQLRDEAHRFAITYHRNIRSKRTLETGLTTIPGVGEKIAFALLERFGSVDGVAAASAEELSQFAGKVKGMSIFRHYHP, from the coding sequence ATGGCTGCCGAAACTGACACAACGCTCCCCGAGCTCCGCGAAACAGTCGCATCACTGCCTACAGGCCCCGGCATCTACCAGTTCAAAAACAGTGCAGGGAAGGTTATATACGTCGGAAAAGCCAAGAACATCCGCTCAAGAGTACGTTCCTACTTTCGCGATCCCCGCCAGCTGACGGGCAAAACGCAGGTGCTGGTCGGCCATATCACCGATCTGGAGATCATCATCACCTCGTCTGAGGTCGAGGCGCTGATCCTTGAAAACAACCTGATCAAGGAGCTGAAGCCCCGCTATAACGTCAACCTGAAAGACGACAAGACCTACCCCTGGCTCGTCATCACCGGTGAACCCTTTCCGCGGGTATTCATCTCTCGAAACCGTACCCGCGACAAGTCGACCTGGTTCGGCCCCTACACCGAAGCCGGGCAGCTGCGTTCGATCCTCGAGCTCATCGGCTCCATCTTCCCGGTGCGAAGCTGCCGGTACAGCCTCACGCCTGAAAACATCGCCGCAAAAAAGCATAAGCTCTGCCTCGACTACCACATCGGCAAATGCAAGGGGCCCTGCGAAGGGCTGCAGAATGAGGCCGAGTATCTGGAGATGATCGGCGAGATCGTGCGCCTGCTGAAAGGGCGCACCGCGGGACTCCTGAAGGAACTGCATGAAAAAATGCTCACGGCTGCCGCAGAGTTGCGCTTTGAAGAAGCCGCTGAGCTGAAGATGCAGCTGCAAAGCCTCCGCAGATACGCTGACAGGCAGAAAATGGTTGCCGCCGACGGCATGGACCGGGACGTTTCGGCCATCGCTTCCGGGGACGACGAAGCCTGTGGTGTGGTGTTCCGCATCCGTGAAGGCAAGATGCTCGGCGCCCGGCACTTCATCCTCACCAACACCGCCGGTGAACCCGAGAAAAAGCTGCTCGGGAAAGTACTCGAGGGGTACTACCTGAAATCACCTGAAGCCATGCCGGAAGAAGTACTGCTCTCGGCGCAGCTTGATCTGGAGGATACGGAAAGCCTCCAGGCCCTCTCCAGAGAAAGGGAGGAAGAGTGCCCGACCCGGAGAAAGGCAGTGAAGTTCACGGTACCGCAGATAGGGGAAAAAGCCCATCTGGTGGAGATGTGCCGCCAGAACGCCCGACACCATCTCGCCGAGTACCTGGTGCAGAAGCAGAAACGCGGCGAAGCTGCCCGCGAGCATTACGGGGTCAAGGCGCTCGGAGAATCGCTGCATCTTGAGACCCCCCCGAAACGGATAGAGTGCTTCGACAACTCGCATCTCCAGGGAACCGACTATGTCAGTTCGATGGTATGCTTCGTCAACGGAAAGCCCCTGAAATCCGCCTACCGGAAGTTCAGGCTCCAGTCGCTTGAGGAGGCCTGCGGCACTGGCAGTTCCGATGACTATGCCGCCATGGAGCAGGTACTCGGACGCCGCTACGGAGGCTCGCTTCAGGACGAACTCCCCCTGCCGGACCTCATCGTGGTTGACGGGGGAAAAGGACAGGCCAACAGTGCTAAAAAGGTGCTTGACCGTCTGGGCATCACGGTTCCCGTCATCGGGCTCGCCAAAAGGCTTGAAGAGGTCTTTACGCCGGATGCGGACGGGCCCTTCAACCTGCCGAAAACATCCCCTGCCCTCAAGCTCCTGCAGCAATTGCGAGACGAGGCACACCGGTTCGCCATAACCTACCATCGCAATATCCGCTCAAAACGGACACTCGAGACCGGACTGACCACAATCCCTGGCGTCGGGGAAAAAATCGCATTCGCCCTTCTCGAGCGCTTCGGATCGGTGGATGGTGTCGCAGCGGCAAGCGCGGAGGAGCTCTCCCAATTCGCCGGAAAGGTCAAGGGAATGTCAATTTTCCGGCATTACCACCCATGA
- a CDS encoding sodium:solute symporter family protein: MDVQMWTYTIVGITFLIYIAIAVWAKAGSTKEFYVAGGGVPPVLNGMATAADWMSAASFISMAGLISFMGYDGSVYLMGWTGGYVLLALLLAPYLRKFGKFTVPDFVGDRYYSNAARTVAIICAIFVSFTYVAGQMRGVGVVFSRFLEVDITTGIIIGMCIVFFYAVLGGMKGITYTQVAQFCVLIFAYLVPAIFLSIQIANNPIPQIGFGGAGADGIPLLEKLDMLHKDLGFAAYTSGSKPMIDVFAITFALMVGTAGLPHVIVRFFTVPKVRDARISAGWALIFIALLYTTAPAIATFARLNLIDTVSNKSYEGLPNWFKKWENTGLLAWMDKNGDGIIQYTGKNIGGGDAFEGSKPAFTKETGAHGEPLLSNKPNDNSNELYIDKDIMVLANPEIGGLPDWVIALVAAGGLAAALSTAAGLLLVISTSIAHDLVKKQLNPGISEKSELLFARVAVAVAIVIAGYFGINPPGFVAEVVAFAFGLAAASFFPVIILGIFSKRMNKEGAIAGMLVGLIFTAAYIVNFKFLNPGMNKPEFWFMGVSPEGIGTVGMLINFAVSYVVSRFTPAPPQEIQDLVDSLRYPKGAGEAVEH, encoded by the coding sequence ATGGATGTACAAATGTGGACATACACCATCGTGGGAATCACCTTCCTGATCTACATCGCAATCGCGGTGTGGGCAAAGGCCGGTTCCACGAAAGAATTCTATGTTGCCGGAGGCGGCGTTCCGCCGGTCCTCAACGGCATGGCGACAGCGGCCGACTGGATGTCGGCGGCTTCGTTCATCTCAATGGCCGGTCTTATCTCATTCATGGGATATGACGGCTCCGTCTACCTGATGGGCTGGACCGGCGGCTACGTGCTCCTTGCACTGCTGCTTGCCCCGTACCTCCGCAAGTTCGGCAAGTTCACGGTTCCCGATTTCGTCGGAGACCGTTACTACTCGAATGCAGCACGCACCGTGGCCATCATCTGCGCCATCTTCGTCTCCTTCACCTATGTGGCAGGCCAGATGCGCGGCGTCGGCGTGGTGTTCTCGCGGTTCCTTGAAGTCGACATCACCACCGGCATCATCATCGGCATGTGCATCGTGTTCTTCTACGCCGTTCTCGGCGGCATGAAGGGCATCACCTACACCCAGGTGGCCCAGTTCTGCGTGCTGATCTTCGCGTACCTCGTGCCCGCAATATTCCTTTCCATCCAGATAGCCAACAACCCGATCCCGCAGATCGGATTCGGCGGCGCAGGCGCTGACGGCATTCCCCTTCTTGAGAAGCTCGACATGCTGCACAAGGATCTCGGGTTCGCAGCCTACACCAGCGGCTCGAAGCCGATGATCGACGTCTTCGCCATCACCTTTGCGCTTATGGTCGGTACTGCCGGCCTGCCGCATGTGATCGTCCGCTTCTTCACCGTACCGAAAGTCCGCGATGCACGCATCTCGGCAGGCTGGGCGCTTATCTTCATCGCGCTGCTCTACACCACGGCTCCGGCGATTGCGACCTTCGCCCGTTTGAACCTCATTGATACCGTCAGCAACAAGAGCTACGAGGGACTTCCCAACTGGTTCAAGAAATGGGAGAACACCGGCCTGCTCGCATGGATGGACAAGAACGGCGACGGCATAATCCAGTACACCGGCAAGAACATCGGCGGCGGTGATGCGTTCGAAGGCTCGAAGCCCGCATTCACCAAAGAAACCGGCGCACACGGAGAACCGCTGCTCAGCAACAAACCCAACGACAACAGCAACGAGCTGTACATCGACAAGGACATCATGGTGCTGGCCAACCCGGAAATCGGCGGACTGCCGGACTGGGTGATCGCCCTTGTGGCGGCCGGCGGCCTTGCTGCAGCGCTTTCGACTGCAGCAGGCCTGCTTCTGGTCATTTCGACCTCTATCGCGCATGACCTTGTCAAAAAACAGCTGAACCCCGGCATCAGCGAGAAATCCGAACTGCTGTTCGCCCGCGTTGCCGTTGCCGTCGCAATCGTGATTGCAGGCTACTTCGGCATCAACCCTCCGGGCTTCGTCGCCGAAGTGGTTGCGTTCGCCTTCGGCCTTGCCGCTGCATCGTTCTTCCCGGTCATCATCCTCGGTATTTTCTCGAAGAGGATGAACAAGGAGGGCGCCATTGCAGGCATGCTCGTAGGCCTCATCTTCACGGCGGCCTACATCGTCAACTTCAAGTTCCTGAACCCCGGCATGAACAAGCCTGAGTTCTGGTTCATGGGCGTTTCACCCGAAGGCATCGGAACCGTCGGCATGCTCATCAACTTTGCCGTCAGCTACGTGGTCTCCAGATTCACCCCTGCTCCTCCGCAGGAGATCCAGGATCTGGTCGACAGCCTCCGCTACCCGAAAGGCGCAGGAGAGGCCGTGGAACACTGA
- a CDS encoding DUF4212 domain-containing protein — MEKGKLQEYWKINLGYLIGLLVVWFVVSYGFGILFVNQLNAIQIGGFKLGFWFAQQGSIYVFVILIFVYVALMNKLDKKFDVRED, encoded by the coding sequence ATGGAAAAAGGCAAACTCCAGGAGTACTGGAAAATCAACCTCGGCTACCTCATCGGGTTGCTGGTGGTATGGTTTGTCGTCTCATACGGGTTCGGGATTCTCTTTGTAAACCAGCTCAACGCCATCCAGATCGGCGGCTTCAAGCTCGGATTCTGGTTTGCGCAGCAGGGCTCGATCTATGTCTTCGTCATCCTGATCTTCGTCTATGTCGCACTGATGAACAAGCTCGACAAGAAATTCGACGTCCGCGAGGACTGA
- a CDS encoding DUF302 domain-containing protein, protein MNKAVTFFAGLIAGIILTGLLAMRMMPGLMLTTHESRYATVEETCAALTSSIEANNWQSPATRDMTASIAKQGITLDKQVSIVELCNAKYAQEVLATNPEVSTLMPCAWGVYEGEGGKIYVTGMNMGLMAKIFGGNIAKVMGGSVADDEAKMLAPVIAE, encoded by the coding sequence ATGAACAAAGCCGTCACCTTCTTTGCGGGACTCATCGCAGGCATCATCCTCACCGGGCTTCTTGCCATGCGCATGATGCCGGGCTTGATGCTCACCACCCATGAGAGCCGCTACGCGACCGTGGAAGAAACCTGCGCTGCGCTGACATCCTCAATCGAAGCCAACAACTGGCAGTCGCCCGCAACACGCGACATGACAGCCTCCATCGCAAAGCAGGGCATCACGCTAGACAAGCAGGTCAGCATTGTCGAGCTCTGCAATGCGAAGTATGCCCAGGAAGTCCTCGCCACCAACCCTGAAGTCTCCACCCTCATGCCCTGCGCCTGGGGTGTTTATGAAGGAGAGGGCGGCAAGATCTATGTTACCGGCATGAACATGGGCCTCATGGCCAAGATCTTCGGAGGCAATATCGCCAAGGTCATGGGTGGCAGCGTTGCCGATGACGAAGCAAAAATGCTTGCCCCGGTCATTGCCGAGTAA
- a CDS encoding NUDIX domain-containing protein: protein MGDVTLRVSALCIRDGHVLLVEHKSFASGDSLLPESYWILPGGGVERGETLEDAVRREMMEETGLSCNVGGLIFVKELLYPYPGVAGQGERHHSVSLGFHCEVTGGETITGRDPEYPDDQQMIMRVDWLAVADLHRYDLYPPFLPDYLRKGAQEGFSGAVPEFFDSLL from the coding sequence ATGGGAGATGTGACATTGCGCGTCAGCGCCCTCTGCATCAGGGACGGGCATGTCCTGCTTGTGGAGCATAAGAGTTTTGCCAGCGGGGACTCTCTTCTGCCGGAGAGTTACTGGATTCTGCCAGGCGGTGGGGTTGAGCGCGGCGAGACGCTGGAAGATGCGGTACGGCGTGAGATGATGGAGGAGACCGGGCTCAGCTGCAATGTTGGCGGGCTGATTTTCGTGAAGGAGCTGCTCTATCCCTACCCCGGTGTTGCGGGCCAGGGGGAGCGCCATCACTCGGTCTCTCTCGGCTTCCACTGTGAGGTGACAGGGGGTGAAACCATTACCGGCCGGGACCCCGAATACCCCGATGACCAGCAGATGATCATGCGGGTCGACTGGCTGGCGGTTGCGGACCTTCATCGCTACGACCTCTATCCGCCGTTCCTTCCTGACTATTTACGCAAAGGTGCTCAGGAAGGGTTTTCTGGTGCCGTGCCCGAGTTTTTCGATTCACTGCTCTGA
- a CDS encoding acyloxyacyl hydrolase: MKTTHTPFKAGILALITALCMLPLQAEAATSDWLHEARVGILAHDTDINLWGAVPSEQGVDFNAELIFTPEWEFWGGSARPNVGLSLNSSGDTSHIYGGGLWEYQWKNGVFFDAGVGLSANNESGKDLGSAVLLRLALEVGYNLSECNRMSLMMDHISNANTADPNPGIDNIGIRFGHLF, from the coding sequence ATGAAAACGACACACACACCCTTCAAGGCCGGAATCCTCGCACTCATCACAGCACTATGCATGCTCCCCCTGCAGGCAGAGGCAGCAACCAGCGACTGGCTGCATGAAGCACGGGTGGGCATCCTCGCCCACGACACCGACATCAACCTCTGGGGCGCTGTTCCCTCCGAACAGGGCGTGGATTTCAACGCAGAGCTCATTTTCACACCCGAGTGGGAGTTCTGGGGCGGTTCGGCACGCCCGAACGTAGGACTTTCCCTGAACAGCTCCGGTGACACCAGCCACATCTACGGCGGCGGCCTCTGGGAGTACCAGTGGAAGAACGGCGTCTTTTTTGATGCGGGAGTCGGACTCTCGGCAAACAACGAATCCGGCAAGGATCTCGGAAGCGCCGTTCTCCTCCGGCTCGCACTCGAGGTAGGATACAACCTCAGCGAGTGCAACAGGATGTCGCTCATGATGGACCATATTTCCAACGCCAACACTGCCGATCCCAATCCGGGCATCGACAACATCGGCATCCGCTTCGGCCATCTGTTCTGA
- a CDS encoding aspartate carbamoyltransferase catalytic subunit, protein MQHLTGLCGMSAGTLSGLLDKTEGFKKELTAPAPSFSPSLQGRRIALVFFENSTRTRFSFELAARNLGASTLGFSASTSSVTKGETLSDTIKNLEAMQVDAFVLRHPSSGSAEFISGITKKPVVNAGDGANEHPTQALLDMFTLREHFGTLKAIKVAIIGDVLHSRVARSNIHGLLTMGAEVGLCSPVTLLPPDSEKLGVSLFTDLDQALGWADAALVLRLQLERATGGYLPSLQEYSVHYGLTDERLERTARHLLVLHPGPINREIEISNRVADRIQPPGYSKSMLLEQVTNGVAVRMAVLQTLLADTP, encoded by the coding sequence CTGCAGCACCTTACGGGACTATGCGGCATGTCCGCCGGCACCCTCAGCGGACTGCTCGACAAAACTGAAGGCTTCAAGAAAGAGCTCACCGCACCCGCCCCGTCTTTCAGCCCCTCTCTTCAGGGCAGACGGATCGCGCTGGTGTTTTTTGAAAACTCCACCAGAACCCGCTTCTCGTTCGAACTTGCGGCAAGGAACCTCGGAGCCTCCACGCTCGGCTTCAGCGCCTCAACGAGCAGCGTCACCAAGGGTGAGACACTCAGCGATACCATCAAGAACCTGGAAGCCATGCAGGTCGATGCCTTCGTCCTGCGCCACCCATCCTCAGGGAGTGCGGAGTTCATCAGCGGCATCACAAAAAAACCTGTCGTAAACGCCGGTGACGGCGCAAACGAACACCCGACCCAGGCCCTGCTCGACATGTTCACCCTGCGTGAACACTTCGGAACGCTCAAGGCCATAAAGGTGGCCATCATCGGCGACGTGCTCCACAGCCGGGTGGCCCGTTCAAACATTCACGGACTGCTCACGATGGGTGCCGAAGTCGGCCTCTGCAGCCCGGTGACCCTTCTTCCGCCAGACTCGGAAAAACTCGGCGTCAGCCTTTTCACCGACCTTGACCAGGCCCTTGGCTGGGCCGATGCCGCCCTGGTGCTCCGGCTGCAGCTTGAACGCGCGACCGGCGGCTACCTCCCCTCTCTGCAGGAGTACTCCGTCCATTACGGGCTTACCGATGAACGGCTTGAGCGGACTGCCCGGCACCTGCTGGTGCTGCATCCAGGACCGATAAACCGTGAAATCGAAATCTCTAACCGCGTGGCAGACCGCATCCAGCCACCCGGATACTCGAAAAGCATGTTGCTCGAACAGGTCACCAACGGCGTTGCCGTCCGTATGGCGGTGCTCCAGACCCTGCTTGCCGATACACCTTAG